The proteins below come from a single Tachysurus fulvidraco isolate hzauxx_2018 chromosome 26, HZAU_PFXX_2.0, whole genome shotgun sequence genomic window:
- the zgc:63972 gene encoding protein CutA homolog isoform X5, translating to MDRFCPDQMSKNITRARSVTIFWTLILTMMLYPVMSMLVVQMYTALTGRHLMQKKMAACVTILPPTFTMFYWNGEIQDASEILLLVRTRTSMIQRLTESVKAIHPYHTPEILSFPIQDGSDSYFRWIDDEVPDV from the exons ATGGACAGGTTTTGTCCGGATCAAATGTCtaaaaacatcactagagctcGAAGTGTTACCATTTTCTGG ACACTGATCCTGACCATGATGCTGTATCCAGTCATGTCGATGTTGGTTGTTCAGATGTATACAGCACTGACCGGCAG ACACCTCATGCAGAAAAAGATGGCAGCGTGTGTGACTATTCTCCCTCCTACATTCACCAT gTTCTACTGGAATGGGGAGATACAAGATGCTTCTGAAATCCTGCTG CTGGTGAGGACCAGAACGTCTATGATTCAGCGACTCACTGAGTCAGTAAA AGCCATACATCCATACCATACTCCAGAAATCCTTAGTTTTCCCATTCAAGATGGAAGTGACTCGTACTTCAGGTGGATAGATGATGAAGTTCCTGATGTATAA
- the zgc:63972 gene encoding protein CutA homolog isoform X3 yields MDRFCPDQMSKNITRARSVTIFWTLILTMMLYPVMSMLVVQMYTALTGRYLAGHHSVLLINCPTEQIAKDIGRFYWNGEIQDASEILLLVRTRTSMIQRLTESVKAIHPYHTPEILSFPIQDGSDSYFRWIDDEVPDV; encoded by the exons ATGGACAGGTTTTGTCCGGATCAAATGTCtaaaaacatcactagagctcGAAGTGTTACCATTTTCTGG ACACTGATCCTGACCATGATGCTGTATCCAGTCATGTCGATGTTGGTTGTTCAGATGTATACAGCACTGACCGGCAGGTACCTCGCCGGACATCATTCTGTATTGCTCATCAACTGTCCTACTGAGCAAATTGCTAAAGATATCGGCAG gTTCTACTGGAATGGGGAGATACAAGATGCTTCTGAAATCCTGCTG CTGGTGAGGACCAGAACGTCTATGATTCAGCGACTCACTGAGTCAGTAAA AGCCATACATCCATACCATACTCCAGAAATCCTTAGTTTTCCCATTCAAGATGGAAGTGACTCGTACTTCAGGTGGATAGATGATGAAGTTCCTGATGTATAA
- the zgc:63972 gene encoding protein CutA homolog isoform X1, with translation MDRFCPDQMSKNITRARSVTIFWTLILTMMLYPVMSMLVVQMYTALTGRYLAGHHSVLLINCPTEQIAKDIGRHLMQKKMAACVTILPPTFTMFYWNGEIQDASEILLLVRTRTSMIQRLTESVKAIHPYHTPEILSFPIQDGSDSYFRWIDDEVPDV, from the exons ATGGACAGGTTTTGTCCGGATCAAATGTCtaaaaacatcactagagctcGAAGTGTTACCATTTTCTGG ACACTGATCCTGACCATGATGCTGTATCCAGTCATGTCGATGTTGGTTGTTCAGATGTATACAGCACTGACCGGCAGGTACCTCGCCGGACATCATTCTGTATTGCTCATCAACTGTCCTACTGAGCAAATTGCTAAAGATATCGGCAG ACACCTCATGCAGAAAAAGATGGCAGCGTGTGTGACTATTCTCCCTCCTACATTCACCAT gTTCTACTGGAATGGGGAGATACAAGATGCTTCTGAAATCCTGCTG CTGGTGAGGACCAGAACGTCTATGATTCAGCGACTCACTGAGTCAGTAAA AGCCATACATCCATACCATACTCCAGAAATCCTTAGTTTTCCCATTCAAGATGGAAGTGACTCGTACTTCAGGTGGATAGATGATGAAGTTCCTGATGTATAA
- the zgc:63972 gene encoding protein CutA homolog isoform X4: MDRFCPDQMSKNITRARSVTIFWTLILTMMLYPVMSMLVVQMYTALTGRYLAGHHSVLLINCPTEQIAKDIGRFYWNGEIQDASEILLLVRTRTSMIQRLTESVNLCVHLEPYIHTILQKSLVFPFKMEVTRTSGG, encoded by the exons ATGGACAGGTTTTGTCCGGATCAAATGTCtaaaaacatcactagagctcGAAGTGTTACCATTTTCTGG ACACTGATCCTGACCATGATGCTGTATCCAGTCATGTCGATGTTGGTTGTTCAGATGTATACAGCACTGACCGGCAGGTACCTCGCCGGACATCATTCTGTATTGCTCATCAACTGTCCTACTGAGCAAATTGCTAAAGATATCGGCAG gTTCTACTGGAATGGGGAGATACAAGATGCTTCTGAAATCCTGCTG CTGGTGAGGACCAGAACGTCTATGATTCAGCGACTCACTGAGTCAGTAAA TCTTTGTGTTCATCTAGAGCCATACATCCATACCATACTCCAGAAATCCTTAGTTTTCCCATTCAAGATGGAAGTGACTCGTACTTCAGGTGGATAG
- the zgc:63972 gene encoding protein CutA homolog isoform X2 — protein MDRFCPDQMSKNITRARSVTIFWTLILTMMLYPVMSMLVVQMYTALTGRYLAGHHSVLLINCPTEQIAKDIGRHLMQKKMAACVTILPPTFTMFYWNGEIQDASEILLLVRTRTSMIQRLTESVNLCVHLEPYIHTILQKSLVFPFKMEVTRTSGG, from the exons ATGGACAGGTTTTGTCCGGATCAAATGTCtaaaaacatcactagagctcGAAGTGTTACCATTTTCTGG ACACTGATCCTGACCATGATGCTGTATCCAGTCATGTCGATGTTGGTTGTTCAGATGTATACAGCACTGACCGGCAGGTACCTCGCCGGACATCATTCTGTATTGCTCATCAACTGTCCTACTGAGCAAATTGCTAAAGATATCGGCAG ACACCTCATGCAGAAAAAGATGGCAGCGTGTGTGACTATTCTCCCTCCTACATTCACCAT gTTCTACTGGAATGGGGAGATACAAGATGCTTCTGAAATCCTGCTG CTGGTGAGGACCAGAACGTCTATGATTCAGCGACTCACTGAGTCAGTAAA TCTTTGTGTTCATCTAGAGCCATACATCCATACCATACTCCAGAAATCCTTAGTTTTCCCATTCAAGATGGAAGTGACTCGTACTTCAGGTGGATAG